One Bos indicus x Bos taurus breed Angus x Brahman F1 hybrid chromosome 6, Bos_hybrid_MaternalHap_v2.0, whole genome shotgun sequence genomic window carries:
- the DSPP gene encoding dentin sialophosphoprotein, with translation MKIIVYFCIWAVAWAIPVPQIKPLERHAVDKSVNVNLLAKSKVPIQDALNDNNTTKESGGLMHENERGRQQDIQDGYKGDRNGSEWAELGGKSSSTGSMLANEKGNTEDLKGGTGKPETYDHDGMQGQEESITANGLRGQVSIVHDAGVANGSHIDGIAENNSQNAGVGNTSQSEDATVVQEDGHQVAGSSNSTGQEAEINGDSCRNGADTSETTPQREDERNGNEEVGVLPVGSGAGNGEDVGLDNFEGSPSGNGADEDEDKGSGDGEGEEIGNGEKGSDTSKGQEGQSHGEEDDEDNSLGQNSVSSEDDGPGDKEDSHVIDGDNISKSEEDSAGIPEDNGSQKTEDTQKPSHRENKAVENRLTEKSQPTAIGKNQDKGMEMESPSSGHRNNVTKEAGKVNEDKESKGQHGMIVGKGNVKTQGEIDIIQGAGQKLESGNKLGPSQVHSDSNSDGHDSYEFDDESMQGDDPNSSDESNGSDDANSEGDNNHSSPGDASYNSDESNDNGNDSGSKGDDDGSDNTSDANDNGSDGNDDNGGDDSGKSGNSKDKSDSSDSSDSSDSDSSDSSESDSKSDSDSSDSSDSDSKSDNDSSDSSDSDSKSDSDSSDSSDSKSDSSDSSDSDSSDSSDSKSDSSDSSDSSDSDSSDSSDSSDSSDSSDSDSKSDSDSSDSSDSKSDSSDSSDSDSSDSSDSKSDSSDSSDSSDSDSSDSSDSDSSDSSDSDSKSDSDSSDSSDSKSDSSDSSDSDSSDSDSSDSSDSKSDSSDSSDSDSKSDSDSSDSSDSKSDSSDSSDSSDSDSSDSSDSSDSSDSKSDSSDSSDSSDSDSSDSDSSDSSDSSDSDSKSDSDSSDSSDSKSDSSDSSDSSNSSDSSDSSDSSDSSDSSDSSDSKSDSSDSSDSSDSSNSSDSDSKSDSDSSDSSDSSDSSDSSDSKSDSSDSSDSDSSDSSDSSDSSDSSDSSNSSDSDSKSDSDSSDSSDSSDSSDSSNSSDSDSKSDSDSSDSSDSSDSSDSSDSSDSSDSKSDSSDSSDSDSKSDSDSSDSSDSSDSDSSDSSDSSDSDSSDSSDSDSKSDSDSSDSSDSSDSSDSSDSDTKSDSDSSDSSDSDSDSSDSSDSSDSSDSSDSSDSDSSNSSDSDSKSDSDSSDSSDSDSSDSSDSDSSDSSDSDSSDSSDSNDSNTKSDSDSSDSSDSSDSKSKSGNGNHNGGSSDSDSDSEGSDSNHSTSDD, from the exons atgaagatcattgtatatttttgcatttgGGCAGTAGCATGGGCCATTCCA GTTCCTCAAATCAAGCCGTTGGAGAGACATGCTGTTGACAAATCGGTGAACGTAAATCTTCTAGCAAAATCAAAAGTGCCAATACAG GATGCATTAAATGACAATAATACCACTAAAGAAAGTGGTGGCCTCATGCATGAAAATGAACGAGGAAGGCAACAGGATATCCAAGATGGTTACAAAGGAGACAGAAATGGTTCTGagtgggcagagctgggagggaaaAGTTCTTCTACAGGTTCCATGTTAGCAAACGAAAAGGGGAATACAGAGGATCTAAAGGGGGGCACAGGAAAACCAGAAACATATGACCATGATGGGATGCAAGGACAAGAAGAGAGCATCACTGCAAATGGCCTCAGGGGACAAGTAAGCATCGTCCACGATGCTGGAGTGGCAAATGGGAGCCATATTGATGGGATTGCTGAGAACAATTCCCAAAACGCAGGTGTTGGAAATACAAGTCAAAGTGAGGACGCCACTGTTGTCCAAGAAGATGGACATCAAGTAGCTGGAAGCAGTAACAGTACAGGTCAGGAGGCTGAAATCAATGGGGATTCCTGTAGAAATGGGGCTGACACAAGTGAAACAACACCTCAGAGAGAAGACGAGAGAAATGGGAATGAGGAGGTAGGGGTATTGCCAGTGGGGAGTGGAGCTGGAAATGGAGAAGATGTTGGTTTGGATAATTTTGAAGGAAGTCCTAGTGGGAATGGAGCAGATGAAGATGAAGACAAGGGCTCTGGTGATGGTGAAGGTGAAGAAATAGGGAATGGAGAAAAGGGTAGTGATACCAGCAAGGGCCAGGAGGGTCAATCTCACGGAGAAGAGGATGATGAGGACAATAGCTTAGGTCAAAATTCAGTTAGTAGTGAAGATGATGGCCCAGGGGACAAAGAAGACTCCCATGTCATTGATGGAGACAACATTTCCAAGAGTGAGGAAGATTCTGCAGGTATTCCAGAAGACAATGGTAGCCAGAAAACAGAGGACACTCAAAAACCCAGTCACAGAGAGAACAAAGCTGTGGAAAATAGACTCACTGAAAAGTCACAGCCAACTGCTATTGGGAAGAACCAAGATAAG ggaatggaaatggaaagtcccagcagtggccacagaaacAATGTTACCAAAGAAGCTGGGAAAGTGAATGAAGATAAAGAGAGTAAAGGCCAACATGGAATGATTGTGGGCAAAGGAAATGTCAAGACGCAAGGAGAGATTGACATTATACAAGGAGCTGGCCAGAAACTGGAGTCTGGAAACAAGCTTGGACCCAGCCAAGTACATAGTGACAGTAACAGTGATGGGCATGACAGCTATGAGTTTGACGATGAATCCATGCAAGGAGATGATCCCAACAGCAGTGATGAGTCTAATGGCAGTGATGATGCCAATTCTGAAGGTGATAATAATCACAGTAGCCCAGGAGATGCTTCTTATAACTCTGATGAATCAAATGACAATGGCAATGACAGTGGCTCAAAAGGAGATGATGATGGTAGTGATAACACATCAGATGCTAATGATAATGGTAGTGATGGCAATGATGACAATGGAGGTGATGACAGTGGCAAATCAGGCAACAGCAAAGATAAATCAGACAGCAGTGACAGCAGTGACAGTAGTGACAGTGACAGCAGTGACAGCAGTGAAAGTGACAGTAAATCAGACAGTGACAGTAGTGACAGCAGTGACAGTGACAGTAAATCAGACAACGACAGTAGTGACAGCAGTGACAGTGACAGTAAATCAGATAGTGACAGTAGTGATAGCAGTGACAGCAAATCAGACAGTAGTGACAGCAGTGACAGTGACAGCAGTGACAGCAGTGACAGCAAATCAGACAGTAGTGACAGCAGTGACAGCAGCGATAGTGACAGCAGTGACAGCAGTGATAGTAGTGACAGCAGTGACAGCAGTGACAGTGACAGTAAATCAGATAGTGACAGTAGTGATAGCAGTGATAGCAAATCAGACAGTAGTGACAGCAGTGACAGTGACAGCAGTGACAGCAGTGATAGCAAATCAGACAGTAGTGACAGCAGTGACAGCAGCGATAGTGACAGCAGTGATAGTAGTGACAGTGACAGCAGTGACAGCAGTGACAGTGACAGTAAATCAGATAGTGACAGCAGTGACAGCAGTGATAGCAAATCAGACAGTAGTGACAGCAGTGACAGTGACAGCAGTGACAGTGACAGCAGTGACAGCAGTGATAGCAAATCAGACAGTAGTGATAGCAGTGACAGTGATAGTAAATCAGACAGTGACAGCAGTGACAGCAGTGATAGCAAATCAGACAGTAGTGACAGCAGTGACAGCAGTGATAGTGACAGCAGTGACAGCAGTGATAGTAGTGACAGCAGTGACAGCAAATCAGACAGTAGTGACAGTAGTGACAGCAGTGATAGTGACAGCAGTGATAGTGACAGCAGTGATAGTAGTGACAGCAGTGACAGTGACAGTAAATCAGACAGTGACAGCAGCGACAGTAGTGATAGCAAATCAGACAGCAGTGACAGCAGTGACAGTAGTAACAGCAGTGATAGTAGTGACAGCAGTGACAGTAGCGACAGCAGTGACAGCAGTGATAGCAGTGACAGCAAATCAGACAGTAGTGACAGTAGTGACAGCAGTGACAGTAGCAATAGCAGCGACAGTGACAGTAAATCAGACAGTGACAGTAGTGACAGCAGTGACAGCAGCGATAGTAGTGACAGCAGTGACAGCAAGTCAGACAGTAGTGACAGCAGTGATAGTGACAGCAGTGACAGCAGTGACAGCAGTGATAGTAGTGACAGCAGTGACAGCAGCAATAGCAGCGACAGTGACAGTAAATCAGACAGTGACAGCAGTGACAGCAGTGATAGTAGTGACAGCAGTGACAGCAGCAATAGCAGCGACAGTGACAGTAAATCAGACAGTGACAGCAGTGACAGCAGTGATAGTAGCGACAGTAGTGACAGCAGTGACAGCAGTGACAGCAGTGATAGCAAATCAGACAGTAGTGACAGCAGTGATAGTGACAGTAAATCAGACAGTGACAGCAGCGACAGCAGTGACAGCAGTGACAGTGACAGTAGTGACAGCAGTGACAGCAGTGATAGTGACAGCAGCGATAGCAGTGATAGTGACAGTAAGTCAGACAGTGACAGCAGCGACAGCAGCGACAGCAGTGATAGCAGTGACAGCAGTGATAGTGACACTAAATCTGACAGTGACAGCAGCGACAGCAGTGACAGTGACAGTGACAGTAGTGACAGCAGTGACAGTAGTGACAGCAGTGACAGCAGTGACAGCAGCGATAGTGACAGCAGCAATAGCAGTGATAGTGACAGTAAGTCAGACAGTGACAGCAGCGACAGCAGCGACAGTGACAGTAGTGACAGCAGCGATAGTGACAGCAGTGACAGCAGTGACAGTGACAGCAGTGACAGCAGTGACAGCAATGATAGCAACACTAAATCCGACAGTGACAGCAGTGACAGCAGCGACAGCAGTGACAGCAAGAGCAAGTCTGGTAATGGCAACCACAATGGAGGTAGCAGCGACAGTGACAGTGACAGTGAAGGCAGTGACAGTAATCACTCAACAAGTGATGATTAG